The genomic DNA CCACGTCGGACACGATGCCGGCAGCCATCGCCGCGCTCGCACCCCGTCACCCGCTCTACCTCCGCCTGCGGAGCGACCTCGCCCGGTATCGGGCGCTGGAAGCCAGCGGTGGATGGGAGCCGATCCCGGCCGGCCCGAACCTGGAGGAAGGGCAAAGTGATTCGCGGATTCCGGCGCTGCGGCGACGGCTGGCCCTGACAGGCGACCTTGACCCGCTCACCGCATCCGATACCGGCGCCGTGGCAACACCGGAGCTCACCGCGGCGTTGGCGCATTTCCAGGCGCGCAACGGCCTCTATGCCGATGGTGTCCTGGGTCCGCGCACCCGCGATCAGCTGAACGTGCCGGTGGCGGCGCGCATTCAGACGCTGCGCGTGAGCCTGGAACGGGGCCGGTGGGTCCTGCGCGATCTCGGCCGCACCTACGTCGCGGTCAACATCGCCGGCTTCGAATCGTACTTCGTGCGGAACGACACCCTCGCGTGGCAGGCCCCGTCCATTGTCGGACAGCCGTTCCGGCAGACGCCGGAGTTCCGCGCGACGATGACCTATCTCGTCGTCAACCCGACGTGGACGGTGCCCGAGTTGCTCCTTGACGAGGATGTGTTTCCGGCGGTGCGGCGGGACTCGACCTACCTCGCGACGCACGCCATGCAGGTGTTCGACCGGCAGGACGAGGTCGTCGATCCCAGCACGATCGACTGGAACTGGTATCGGGGGCGGACCTTTCCCTACCGTGTCGTGCAGGCGCCGGGTGGCGGAAACCCCCTCGGCCGGATCAAGTTCATGTTCCCGAACCCCTACGCCGTGTATCTCCATGACACGCCGGCACGGGAGCTCTTCCGGAAGCCGCAGCGGACCTTCAGTTCGGGGTGCATCCGCATCGAGCACCCGATGGCGCTGGCGGCGCTGCTCCTCGACGGCTCACCGTGGACCGCGGAGGCACTGGACAGCGTGGTGGCGGCGGGGAGCGAGCAGACCATCCCCCTGCCCCGTGCTGTGCCCGTGGTTGTGCTGTACTGGACGGCGTGGTCGGCACGGGACGGCACGGTGAATTTTCGGCCCGATGTCTATCACCGTGACGCGGCGGTCCTCCGCGCACTCGACGCACCATTCCACTTCAGGAGTCCCTGATGCACCGCCCTGCTCGCCCGGCGTCGATCCTCTGGCTGGTGGCCGTGCTGACCGGCTGCGCCACCGCGCCCGCGTCCCTGACCGCTCCACCCGCCACACCCAAACCCGACGCCACGCTGCAATCGCAATTGGAAACGGCGGTGCAAGGATTCCATGGTGATGTGGGCGTCTACGTCCGGAACCTCCGCACCGGTCAGACCGCCGCCATCCGGGCGAACGAGCTCTTCCCGACGGCCAGCATGATCAAGGTGCCGATCCTCCTGGCGACGTTCCAGGCGATGGAAGACGGCAACCTGTCGTTCTTGCAGAAGCTCACCTACACCGACTCGCTCGCCTATTCCGAGGAGGACGACCTCCTCGCGCTGGTCCAGGACAGCAGCACCATTGAGCTGGCCAAGGTAGCCATGCTGATGCTCACCATGAGCGACAACACGGCATCGCTCTGGCTGCAGTCGCTCGCCGGCACCGGTGTGCAAATCAACCAGTGGTTGACGCAGCACGGCATGGACTCGACCCGCATGAATTCGCGGACCCCGGGGCGGCAGGACAATTGGAAGCAGTATGGATGGGGACAGACGACGCCGCGCGAGATGGCGGAGCTGCTCGTGATGATCCGGGAGCAGCGGGCGGTGAGCCCCGCCGCCGACCAGCAGATGTACCGGATGCTGACGCGGACCTACTGGAACGGCGAGGCGGTGAGCCAGATCCCGCCCTGGGTGCAGGCCGCCTCCAAGCAGGGCGCGGTCGACCGTTCACGCTCCGAGGTGGTGCTGGTGAACGCGCCGGCGGGGGACTACGTCTTCTGCGTGATTACGAAGAACCAGGTCGACGAGAGCTGGGATTCGTCAAACGAGGGCTACGTGCTGCTGCGGAAGGTGTCGGCGCTGTTGTGGGCGTACTTTGAGCCGGACACTCCGTGGACACCGGCAGCGGGTGCCGCGCGCTTCACTCCCTGAGCGCGGCACCCAACTCCACGACGGTTACTGCCCCACGGCCTTCGCGAAGTTGCTGCTGGTGATCGTCACCACGACGCCCTTGGCCGAGGCCGTCAGGACCTTCTTGACCGGGAAGCTGACGCCGGTGGCGAGGGTAGTGAATGCGACATCCAGCGACACCTTGGCGCTCGGGTCGTTGAGCCACGTGGCAACAGCCAGGGTCGCCAGGTGGTGGTCCTCATTGTGCACCACCACGGCGACGGCGTCGCCCTGCTGGATGTAATTGCTCACCGTCACCTTGAATGTGTCGTTCGACGGGTTCGGCGCCACCGACACATCCCCCCGCTGCTGCGCCTTCGCAATGAGTTCCTGCTCGGGCGGCACATACTTGGCCACGAGCGTCTTGACGCTGTCCATGTACGCCTTGAGGTCGGCGATCTTGCTCTTGGCGATCCGCTTGCGCAGGGGGCCGCGCACCTTCTTGGGCGCCGGCGGGGCGCCAATCTGCGTGCACTGCGGCTTTTCGGCGCCGGCCACGTACTGGCACGACATGGAGTTGGTTTCCTTGACGTCGCCATTGAGCGCCAGCTCCGTCGTCTCGATCCAGGTGTAGGCCCGCTGCGCCGCGGCGTTCTCGGCGAGCGTCCGCTTGAGTTCAGCCACCCGTTCCTGCACGGTACCCTGCGCATGCGCTGTCGTCGCCACGGCCGCGCAAAGCAGCGCGGCCATCGCCGCCCGGCGCGGCAATCTCGTTCCAGTCATGGTCTGTCTCTTTCCTTGGTTATTGCGCGAGCGCGAAGCCGGCATCGGTGATCGTGACCACGACTTCCTTCGCGGTGGCGGTCAGCGTCTTGGTCGAGGCGAAGCTCACCCCGTTGGGCAGCGTCGTGAACGCGACATCCAGGGTCACGGTGGCGCTGGGGTCGTTCAGCCAGGTGTCGACCGCCACATGGGACACCTGCTTGGTCGTCTGGTTGACGGTGATGATGACCTTGTCACCCTTCTGGAGATAATTGCTCACGGTCAGCGCGATGGTCCCGTTCGACGGGTTGGGCGCCGTGGCGACGTCGCCACGACCCTGCGCCGCCTGGATCGCCGCGGCCTTCAGCGGCACGTACTGCGCCACGAGCGTCTTCACGCTGTCCATGTAACTCTTGAGCTCATCGACCTTCGAGTCCTTGACCGACCGGCGCACCGGGCCGCGCTGCCTCTTCGCCTCCGGCGGGGCGCTGGTGACGGTGCAGGTGGGCTTCGTGCCCCCGGCCATATACTGGCAGGCGGAGGTAGTCGTGGACTTCACCTCTCCCTTGAACGCGACCGCCGTCGTCTGCTGCCAGGCGTAGTTGCGCTGTGCCGCCGCGTTGGCGCTCATGGCGGTCTTGATGGCCTCCACCTCCTGCTGGGCGCTGCCCTGTGCCTGGGCGGCGGAGGCGAGCGCAATCACGGCCAGGGCCGACAGGCCGGTGCGAACGGTCCAGGAACTTCGGGGCATAGTATCACTTCCTCAATGGGAGATGGTCACTGCAGTCGCTGCAGACACAAATGAAATACCAAAGAATCGAGGACGCAAAGGTGAAGTGACTACCGGCCCACTTCGCTCAGCATCGCCATGGCGTCGTCCAACTGGGCATCCGACAGATATGGAGCTGGCCCGAATCGCAAGGCGTCCCCCCGGGCATCGGTCAGGACCCCCCGGGCACGAAGTGCGGCGGAGAGTTCGGCGGCGCGCGGGGCACGCAGGGCGAGAAACCCTCCGATCTGGCCAAGCGGCACGGTGCGGTCCCGCGTCACGACGGCCGGGTCGCAATCGAGCGCGTCGAACCGCTCGGCAAGCCGGCCCACCTGGTGCTGGCTCACTTCCCGCAGGAACGCAGGGTCGAGCCCTTGTTGTTCGAAGAAGTCGAACACCTCGGCGGCGCGATAGTGACTGGTGGGGTCATATGTGGACCCGGCAAACCGATCGGCCCCGGTGCCATAGAGCACGGCGCCGGGCCGTGACTCCGCCAGGGCGCTGAACTCGCTGAACCACCCGGTGACGACCGGTCGGAAGGCACGGCCCGGAGGAATCCGCAGAAAGCAGTTGCCCTCGCCGAGCTGACAGTACTTGTACCCGCCCCCGGTCACGAACGCTCCCTCCAATCCCTGCGCCCGCACCGACATCGGCACGACACCGAGCGCATGGTAGCTGTCCACCAACAGCTCCGCGCCGTGCCGCGCACAGGCCGCCGCGAGGCCGTCGAGGCCGGGGACGATGTGCGCGTTGTGGAAGAACACCGC from Gemmatimonadales bacterium includes the following:
- a CDS encoding L,D-transpeptidase family protein, whose product is TSDTMPAAIAALAPRHPLYLRLRSDLARYRALEASGGWEPIPAGPNLEEGQSDSRIPALRRRLALTGDLDPLTASDTGAVATPELTAALAHFQARNGLYADGVLGPRTRDQLNVPVAARIQTLRVSLERGRWVLRDLGRTYVAVNIAGFESYFVRNDTLAWQAPSIVGQPFRQTPEFRATMTYLVVNPTWTVPELLLDEDVFPAVRRDSTYLATHAMQVFDRQDEVVDPSTIDWNWYRGRTFPYRVVQAPGGGNPLGRIKFMFPNPYAVYLHDTPARELFRKPQRTFSSGCIRIEHPMALAALLLDGSPWTAEALDSVVAAGSEQTIPLPRAVPVVVLYWTAWSARDGTVNFRPDVYHRDAAVLRALDAPFHFRSP
- a CDS encoding serine hydrolase, whose product is MHRPARPASILWLVAVLTGCATAPASLTAPPATPKPDATLQSQLETAVQGFHGDVGVYVRNLRTGQTAAIRANELFPTASMIKVPILLATFQAMEDGNLSFLQKLTYTDSLAYSEEDDLLALVQDSSTIELAKVAMLMLTMSDNTASLWLQSLAGTGVQINQWLTQHGMDSTRMNSRTPGRQDNWKQYGWGQTTPREMAELLVMIREQRAVSPAADQQMYRMLTRTYWNGEAVSQIPPWVQAASKQGAVDRSRSEVVLVNAPAGDYVFCVITKNQVDESWDSSNEGYVLLRKVSALLWAYFEPDTPWTPAAGAARFTP